The window tatattatgtgtatatttataatggtgtgctacgtaactccatataagagggtatgctatggagtgctaccctatatatatatatatattgaatttagCTAACAATTTTAGGagaaataaaattagaattgtGATCAATATAAAATGGTACAAATAGAGTAATAGGTAATTAATGCGggaaaagaatttaaaacataCTTAAATTCTTAATAACAAAAATTTACATAGAACGTGATTTTATACACTAACATAAGAAAAGACGCTAGGTACCATTATTAATAATAGTAAAAAGGCAACAGAAGCATAAAATTAGCAAAAACTGCCAAACTTACGATAATGTGTGTGTACAAATTTTACATGCCAGCGCATACCAAATAACGTGTAAAGTAATGCTATTTGTCGTAAACAAACGTTCATGATAACAACCACTTTCTAAATTTTGTCATGTACGTTTATTTACGACAAATAGCACTACTTTACACGTTATTTGGTATGCACTGGCATGTAAAATTCATCAGTTTACGTTGTTGTTTTCCTCCGACAATCTTCTTAGCTGGGATCATTACCTTTTATGAATAGAGATATATATCACTCATAAAATTATTTCTTACAAATTTTACGGGCatgcattaatatatatatatatatatatatatatatatatatattatttatcagAATATTTATTTCTACGTCTATCCGATATTATTCTCAATATGTTATTGAGTATCTCATTGTTACAAGCTATACATACATTTGatgttgtatatatttttgatgTTTAATATctttatgaattaaaaaaatactggCCTACAACCCATGCCATGAATAAGTGTCttttaatagttaattatttaCGACAGATAGCACTACTTTACACGTTATTTGGTGTGCGCTGTCATGTAAAATTCGTCAGTTTACGTTGTTGTTTTCCTCCGACAATCTTCTTAACCGGGATCATTACCTTTTATGAATAGAGATATATATCAccagtaaaattattttttacgaATTTCACGAGCATGCATTAATGTATATATCAtttgtcaaaatatttatttctacGTCTATCCGATATTATTCTCAATATGTTATCGAGTATCTCATTCTTACAAGTTGTACATACATTTGATGTTGTATGTTTTTTTGATGTTTAATATctttatgaattaaaaaaaactggttTACAACCCATGCTatgaataaatgtattttaatagttaattatttaCGACAAATAGCACTACTTTACACGTTATTTGGTATGCGCTGGCATGTAAGATACATCAGTCTACGTTGTTGTTTTCCTCCGACAATTTTCTTAGCTGGGATTATTAccttttatgaatatatatatatatatatatatatatatatatatatatatatcactcgtaaaatgattttttacaaatttcacGAGCatgcattaatatatatatatatatatatatatatatatatattatcaaaatatttatttatatctctATCCGATATTATTCTAAATATGTTATCGAGTATCTCATTGTTACAAGCTCTACATACATTTGATGTTGTGTGTTTTTGTTATGTTTAATATCTTCATGAATTACAAAAAAATTGGTCTACAACTCATGCCATGaataagtatattttaatagttattaacttttatatgtgtctagattaataatttaatttaacatGTTGTTGACGGGATTCGAACCAGAGTTCTTGTATCATCTTGATTTTCCAAATATCTAATCATGTTTGGTCAAATATGTATTCGAAACAAATTGATCATAATTCGATTAAATTTTAGATTATATGATTAGGATCCGATTTCCAATTTAGTTCCGAGCACTTAAATTTCTGGTCtggtttttataaatttacCGGGGTGTTGAAGAGAGTCATGtttcatcaatcatcaatcaatcaatatatatatataaagtaggatgcgggcgtctctagaattgttcgattcagtcttctgatttttcttaaatttcggagagaaattataattataattcaaaaaataaggttcaagaattctaaaagtaatacaactcttttcttattgaattctaaagatgatacaactcttttcctttatatttaatatttcttattgaattctaaagatgatacaatttttttcttatttagtaatcctaaaaaaaatagaattatatttaaaatatcaggttttaaccaataaataggaatcataaaataaaaataattaacaaaaaaataggatatataaaataaaaatcatatattgattttatactaatgtaaatgattcttgagtagtattgtgtttgacgggcacgggaggcggcccaaactaattttatctaaataataataatttttctattagtattatgtttgataggagagtggctaatataatttttatctatgttataatgttttttttgttaaaacggcggttcaaaataattacaaaataaattaggatatataaaataggaatcatatattgatcttataataatgtaaatgattcttgattagtattgtgtttgacgggcacgggaggcggcccaaacaaatttttatctaaataataataaattttctattagtattatgtttgacgggaaagtggctaaaataatattagtattatgtttgacgggaattataattataattcaaaaaatcagattcaagaattctaaaagtaatacaactattttcttatcgaattctaaagatgatacaattcttttcttatttagtatttcttattgaattctaaagatgagacaattcttttcttatttagtaatcctaatagaaataggattatatttattcaaactaacaaaatcatagataaaatataatttatatttaagatttgtatggtaatacgtacaatttttattatcgatttagtaaaggattgtaaagataataatcattaaaaaaactgatagcaacaaaaattagaaccataaaagaataataatttttaactaataaataggcatcaaaaaataaaaaaaattaacaaataaaataatatataaaaaataggaatcatatattaattttatgataatgtaaatggttcttgattagtattgtgtttgacaggaggcggcccaaactaatttttatctaaataataataaattttttattagtattatgtttgccGGGAAAGtcgttaaaataattttattaaaagaataataatttttaactaataaataggaatcaaaaaataaaaataattaacaaataaaataatatataaaaaataggtatcatatattgattttatgataaagtAAATGGTTCTCGATTAGTATATCGTTTGACGGGCACgagaggcggcccaaactaatttttatccaaataataataaatcttctattagtattatgtttgacggtaaagtcgctaaaataattttttatctatgttataatatatttttttgttacacaattcaaaataatctttaattttgtcataattagaataagttttattagtattgtgtttgacactaaaacgactcaaactaatatataaattataatgttttgttataagtATTGTGTCTGACAaaagagcggctcaaactaattttgatctaaattataatatttaatttatcataaaaataataattatggattaatattgtctttgacggaggggggttcgaactaatttttttatttgtgttgtgtttgacaggatgatcacttaaacaaatttttatatcaattataatattttttatttgtgatatgtttaatgggaagataactcaaaataatttttatcctattataattctgattcatatcaaaatttatcacgccgccgcgaagcgcggcttttttcactagtatatatatataaaggaggatgcgagcgtctctaggattgttcgattcagtcttctaaattttcttgaatttcggagagaaaatataattataattcaaaaaatcaggtccaagaattctaaaagtaatacaattcttttcttatttaattctaaagatgatacagttcttttcttatttggtatttcttattaaattctaaagatgatacaatagtatttcttatagaattctaacgatgatacaattcttttcttatttagtaatcctaaaagaaataagattatatttattcaaactaataataatagataaaatacaaattataattaagttatgtaaattaatatatacaattcttttcttatttggtatttcttattaaattctaaagatgatacaatagtatttcttatagaattctaacgatgatacaattcttttcttatttagtaatcctaaaagaaataggattatatttattcaaactaataataatagataaaatacaaattataattaagttatgtaaattaatatatacaattcttattttcgataatatataaattattgaagatatgtttaacgggaacacgactgaaaataacttttatggaattataatattatttcgtatcaaaatttataaaaaagattatttattagtattgtgtttaaggggaggacggcccaaattaatttttacctaaataataatacttttttattagtattatgtttgacgggaaagtacctaaaacaatattttatctaaatttataaaaaattcataacgccgccgtGAAGCGCGGTTTTTTCACTAGTTTGTGAAATAAAGGAGCGTCTCAGCCACTCTCAGGGTATTGTATTGATAGTCGGAGACTGCCGCCTCGGCCATCTTTTCTGATTATTTTTGTGATCTTTCCTTTGGTGTATTTATTTATTGGACCGACCCATGTTAATTGATGAGCCCATCTTCACATTTTATTGGATTTGGGCTTGGCAACAATAGCAGGAGAGGCCCCATTTAGTTATGATTCAAATGACCAAATTTTACTCCATAAATTCAGCTCGACGTTCATCTCCGCTGATTGTGTTAAATCATTTATTAataccagtgttctaaaaatagTTGATTAATCGCTTATCTGACGAGCACAGTCTCGATTAAGCATTAATCAGCTGAAAAATcgttttttttctcaaaatcggTTAAAGacgggattaatcggtcaaaaacATGATTAACCTCTGATTATCATATTAATGTTTAGCGGTGCCTTCACCGCGTAAGTCTAAAACCCGCTTTTTACAAAACTAATTAATACACATGTTAAAGGAGCCTTTTTTGCCAAGATTATGGCTTATAATTTAACAttacttatgacttaacgtgacttatctgataagctgatagtttaaaatgtctgtttgaaaaactttgaattattaataatttatgagttattaaaaatatatatatataataaaagtaatttatgagtaacttatgattttggagtaatttttatcaaaaaaaaacgtTCGGGAAAGTTCAGTCATTTTTATagttttatgatttattttactTCAATTTTTATGGTAACTATtcatcaaaattaataatttttaatttatatttacatttagaaataaataatttattaaatagatATCTGGAATCTGATCTGATTATCTCGTAACGTAGATGGATGAGATATAAATTGATGattcaaaaatatgaaaactaTTCCATCAAATGGATTAGAATATGTTTCTCATCAGTTTACGACCTACCTTATAAGGATTCTATCAAAATATGAGACAACATATTTAGtgtcattttaaaataaaaattaaattatgtgctTCTAAAAaggttattattttttaaaagttttatgtACTCCTTTATTATATGTAATACTGTAAAAGGAAAACGTGTCCCAACTTTAATTTTATAGGATTCCATTTCTTGGCAGACGCAGCTTCACCTCCCCGTATGGAATGGTCACAGGATAGATGGGCAGAATCATTTAACGGCCGGCCATTTTATTTGCCGAGATTCCTCAAAAAGTTACACTTTCAGAACAACTGAAAACGTCACACTAACCGTTATATTACTTGAAGTAACATCTCTCGTGTGATCTTAAACGTGTTTCCCAGTTGGTTGTAAGTTATAACAATCGCCACCCTTCGTTTTGCAAAAAGAAGTAATGCGAGATTCTGACAAGAACCATTTGTGGCTTTTTGTTAATGTGTTCGTTTCAAAACTTCCATAATTTTTCAGTTTCTTTCTTCTATAAATGATTATGATTGTTTCCTTTTCCTGCTAGTTTGTGTGTTGGTGTTTCGTATTATGCATTACTGTTTTCGGGGAGCTTAATAGACACTTGTCTTCCTAGCTGTGACAACTTTACAACAAAAATTGTAGTATCAAGTTTCGTAGAGATCACAAATAATTTGGGTATCGGATACCATCTTCATTATCATTCAGTTTTATAAATAAGATAGGAAACCATATTTGATGGAAATATAAAGTGCTTGTCAAATAAtgaatgtatagaattaaatggaacGGGTggagtatattattttttaatttgctgACAAATGTCACTACAATCATGTTATTCTGGAAATTTTGTTCATTGCTTCACACAAGCAAATAGTTTACCGGCGCAATACttaaatttatcataaatatgCAAAACAGAATAACACTTAAATTTAACACAAACGTGCAAGATAAATTACTCATGTTATATTATTAGAAATGCAGGATATACAAGAACAAATAAgagttttgaattaaaagtcATATCGACGATCTTGCAGCAACTGAAACGTTGCTATTCCAGCAATCTAAAAAAAATGCTTCTGTTTATTTTGACAAATGGTATGCAAGGAGTAGAAgtaaattaaaatgttaaaaagatACTAGAAGTTTCGTCGACAAACAGACCCACAATCCCatgtagaaatatatataatgaaatattgtcaaaataaacaattttaaaacaaaattgacAAAACCAATCATATTAAACagtagaatattttttattttgatagaATAGATTGAATATCTGAAAAACTGAAATTCACAATTTGATCAATTTTATGAGATTCACCCGATACCCACCCTTGCTACCCAGTAACAGTTGATGCAAAATATTATGTACTCTTCTCTAACACTGATAGAACACGAATCTCACCTTCTATGTGATGCATACTCAAAATAAATGGTTATTCTCTCTGTTTATTTACACTACATTTGGTTTTTTGCACACTGAATGTGTTTAGGccagttttttaaaaatattatttttctgaataaatttaaagaataaaatataacaatttaaaaacctggtcaaaacacatcaaaataGGTGTAAAAAATCAAGCATCCATCGTTTAAAAACAGAGAGTGTACTGATATTTGTATCTGAAATTCTGAATGCAACAATTATACATGTAGCAGTAAATAAAATAGTGagaatcaattttaaaatttgatgatatcgaggACACAGATCGTATTGCTGGCCAAGAGCTCTTCCTTATCTCTTCCTTTACTTTATTATACTCGTATCTCTCCTCTCTTCTTTCTCCCTGACTTGCTCTCCTCGAAGCTCGAGCTCTCCGTCAGCACCCGCAGCTATGTTCATTATTTTCTGAGCCTACTTACCTAAAAGTGCAAACTGCATCCAAGTTTTTGTGCTCACATGTACTCTCTTCTCAACTCCTCAAGTATATAAATCTCTATTTCCAAAAATATCTCAGGGTTTCATCATAAAAAATGGTGACTAAACGAGATCGGCCGCCTGAGAAAGGCCAAGGTTCGTCGGCGGCGAAGATGTGGATTGAAGATCAGCCGGACACAATGGACGAGCTTCTCGCTGTGTTGGGATACAAAGTTCGCGCCTCGGACATGACTGTTATTGCCAAGAAGCTTGAACAGCTTGAAGTGGCTATGGGGATTGATACTGTACACGGCGCTACTCACCTCTCTGAAACCACTCATTACAATCCTGCTGATATCTCCACTTGGGTGGAGAGTATGTTGACTGAGCTCAGTCCCTCCGTGTCGGAGACTCACTCTAGTTTAATCCATGATAATCATTCCGAGTACGATCTTCGAGCCATTCCAGGCGGTGCTATTTATGGCGGTGATAGTAGTACTAGTAGTGGTAGTAAGAGAATGAAAGTTAGTGAGAGTTGTGTTGTGGAATCAGGGCCAGGTCCTTTGGTTGTTGATTCTCAGGAGGCTGGGGTGAGGCTTGTGCATACTTTGTTGGCTTGTGCTGAAGCGATTCAAGTCGATGATTTGAAGCTCGCGGATGCGCTGGTGAAACATGTGAGCTTACTCTCGACTTCGCAAGTTGGGTCCATGAGGAAAGTGGCGAGTTATTTCGCTCATGCGTTGGCGAGAAAGATTTATAAGATTTTTCCGAAGGACTCTCTCGAGGTTTCGTTTTTGGACATGTATCAGATGCATTTTTATGAGTCGTGTCCGTATTTGAAGTTTGCGCACTTTACGGCGAATCAGGCTATTCTGGAGGCCTTTGCTGGGTGTAATCGGGTTCATGTGATTGATTTTGGATTGAAGCAAGGGATGCAATGGCCGGCGCTTCTGCAAGCGTTGGCTTTGCGGAATGGCGGACCTCCTAGTTTTAGGTTAACTGGGATTGGTCCGCCACAGCCGGATAATACCGATGCATTGCAGGAAGTGGGCTATAAATTAGCCCAGTTGGCGGAATCCATCGGAATTGAGTTTGAATTCCGTGGATTCGTCGCCAACTCCCTGGCGGATATTGATGCTTCGATGCTGAATATCCGTCCCAGGGAGGAAGAGGCCGTGGCTGTGAACTCGGTTTTTGAGCTTCACAGGCTATTGGCCCGGCCTGGCGCAATTGAAAAGGTACTGAATTCAATCAAGAAAATGAATCCTAAAATAGTTACAGTCGTTGAGCAAGAATCAAACCACAATAGTCCAGTGTTCCTGGACAGGTTTACCCAGGCTTTGCATTATTATTCAACAATGTTTGACTCGCTCGAGACGACCGGGTTCACTCAGACTAATGACACTCAAGATTTACTCATGTCAGATGTGTACCTAGGAAGACAGATCTGTAACGTGGTATCATGTGAAGGACCTGACCGAGTTGAGCGACACGAGACACTGACTCAGTGGAGGACCCGGATGTGTGAGGCCGGGTTTGACTCGGTTCACCTCGGGTCCAACGCATATAAGCAGGCTAGCATGCTATTGGCTCTATTTGCTGGTGGGGACGGGTACCAGGTGGAAGAAAATGACGGGTCACTTATGTTGGGTTGGCACACTCGCTCGCTTATTGCTACCTCGGCCTGGCAACTCGTTGGACCCGTTTGATGAGTCAACTCGGTGGTCCGAGTTAGATCGGACAAACTTATGACTGCCTTTTGTAATAAAAGAAGTGGGTTGCTGATGTGGCGGTGAGAAGTTTGATGGACAGTGATGGTGACAGGGACAGCGCGTCAAATCCtgttttttaaattatcatgataaaatatatattttgtaccaCTTGTTTTCCAGGTCAGCTGGCTTTTACACTTACCTATTTAAAtagtaatttatatatttggtttttCTTCTGGACTCTCATATTTGGTATTTATGCAAATTGTATTTAGTTCTTACATTGCCGAATACGTTCGTCTTCTGTTTAGAATAAATAAATGCCGAAAGTGATTAATCTTTCCGTAGCTTTTaactagggttaaaaatggggtggggaaaatgGGAACCCGCCCTAACCCGCCACGAATGAGGCAGatccgccccgctaatatggggaatggggcagtgacggggaatgattttctgccccgccaaaatatggggcaagtatggtatttgcTGAATCCGCGCGGGAATTCTccgccccgccccgcatatatttaatataaataaataattatatttaatataatatttttattatatttaatataatatatttattatatttaatattattatttttaatacacaaaactataattttacaatgtataacatgtctctttgatttctattatcattagttttttgcttttaatatacatgtctcgtatatttttattaaattttgaaaaaaaaattacttaattttaaagtaattatttaaagtgtaatattatagaAGCGGGGCGGGGTggggcgaaattatattaagtccccggtggggcggggatggggattaaaaataaatccccgcggggaatggGGCGGGGATGAATTATGTGGGGCGGGGCTGGGCAATGaagtccccgccccgaacccgccccatttttaaccctacttTTAACTGCccattttttatgataaaatatttaatgaaattaattaattaattatttatataaatctgTTAACTCTATTTTTTTCTccagaaatatttatatatgtttcaaactttttgaaataa of the Daucus carota subsp. sativus chromosome 4, DH1 v3.0, whole genome shotgun sequence genome contains:
- the LOC108218420 gene encoding DELLA protein GAI, translating into MVTKRDRPPEKGQGSSAAKMWIEDQPDTMDELLAVLGYKVRASDMTVIAKKLEQLEVAMGIDTVHGATHLSETTHYNPADISTWVESMLTELSPSVSETHSSLIHDNHSEYDLRAIPGGAIYGGDSSTSSGSKRMKVSESCVVESGPGPLVVDSQEAGVRLVHTLLACAEAIQVDDLKLADALVKHVSLLSTSQVGSMRKVASYFAHALARKIYKIFPKDSLEVSFLDMYQMHFYESCPYLKFAHFTANQAILEAFAGCNRVHVIDFGLKQGMQWPALLQALALRNGGPPSFRLTGIGPPQPDNTDALQEVGYKLAQLAESIGIEFEFRGFVANSLADIDASMLNIRPREEEAVAVNSVFELHRLLARPGAIEKVLNSIKKMNPKIVTVVEQESNHNSPVFLDRFTQALHYYSTMFDSLETTGFTQTNDTQDLLMSDVYLGRQICNVVSCEGPDRVERHETLTQWRTRMCEAGFDSVHLGSNAYKQASMLLALFAGGDGYQVEENDGSLMLGWHTRSLIATSAWQLVGPV